Part of the Aquimarina sp. TRL1 genome, GTAATTTATGAGTCTACTGTTTTCCCAGGGTGTACCGAAGAAGTGTGTGTGCCAATTCTAGAACAGAATAGTGGTTTGACGTTTAATATTGATTTTTTCTGTGGGTATTCTCCTGAAAGAATAAATCCAGGAGATAAAATAAGAAGAGTTCATAATATTGTAAAAGTCACTTCTGGAAGTAATGAAGAAATTGCAGAGCTAATAGATAAACTTTACACTACGATTGTAGTTGCTGGAACTCATAAAGCTTCTTCTATAAAAGTGGCTGAAGCAGCAAAAATTATTGAAAATACTCAAAGAGATTTAAATATTTCTTTTGTTAATGAATTAGCTTTGATCTTTGATAAGATGAATATTGATACGTTAGAAGTATTGGAAGCAGCAGGAACTAAATGGAACTTTTTGCCTTTTAGACCTGGTTTAGTAGGAGGACATTGTATAGGAGTAGACCCTTTTTATCTAACTCATAAGGCAGAGAGTTTAGGATATCATCCAGAAGTTATTTTATCAGGTCGAAAAATAAATGATGAGATGGGTGTGCATATAGCAAATAAGGTTGTGAAACTTATGGTTAAAGAGGGGCATCGTGTTAAAAATGCCAAGGCATTGGTTTTAGGAATTACTTTTAAAGAAAATTGCCCAGACATTAGAAATTCAAAAGTTATAGATGTAATTAATGAACTTAAAGAATTTGGGATGTCTGTAGATGTTTTTGATCCTTATGCGAGTCCTTTGGAAGTTAAAGATGAATATGGGATTAGATTAATGGAAAAGATTGAAGACAAGTATGACACTATTGTCTTAACAGTTGGGCATAATGAGTTTAAAAATATAGATATTTCAGCATATGGAAACTCTAATGCTGTAATATATGACGTTAAAAGCTTCTTACCTAAAAGTATAGTTACAGATAGACTTTGATGAAAACTGATTTAAGCTTGTCTAAATTTCAACACTTAAAATGAATAAAATAACAGATCTGTTAAAAAACATATCAAAATATAGTTTTTTTTCTTCTCTATTAGTGTTATTGTCTTTTTATCCAATTTTAAAAGAGGCAATTACATCAATTACTATAATAACTTTTTGTGTTTTAGTAATGGTAGTTTATTGGAATAATTTAAAGAATAGATATAGTAAATATGGAATAAGACCATTAATCATTAATACTGGGTTTTACTTAGTATTGATTTTTTCTTCGGTATACTCAGATGACTTTTTCTTTTCATTAGGTAGATTACAATCATCTATTTTAATACTTATTTTTCCCATTGTTTTAATTTATTTCTTTCCAAGAATAGAACAGAAAACAATTAAGCAATTTTCTTATGGTTTTTTGATTTCTAATTTAATCATATTGATATATATAACTTATATGCTATTAAAGGGCTTATCAATTGATCGCTTTCCTAACTTAATGGAAAGTAGTTTTTTTAATCAAATACAAGTTCTTTGGAGTTATCCTTATGAGTTTACATTATCTAAAGCACATAAACACTTGACATTATTTTATGAAACACATAAAACATATGTGTCTCTAAATTTTCTTGTAGCAATATTTTTAATTTTTAATTTGATTTCTAATCATACAAGAAAATTTTTTGTCAAAATATTTTTAGTTTTTCTTTTTTTTCTTTTTTCTTCTTTTATTGTTTATAGTCAGTCTATTAGTGTAGTGTTTTCTTTAATGTTATCATTATTTCTTTTATCATTTTTTGTTTTTAAAAACAAAAAATATTTGTTAGTTTATGTGGTTACATTTTTTTTCTTTTTTTTCTTTTTAAAAAAACAGGGCTTTTTTTCTAGTTATGATAATAAAAATACAGAGTCTATATTTAAATTAATTGATTATGTTAAGTATGGAAAATTTTCACAGGGAACTGATAAGCGAGTATTAATTTACGATTGTTCCTTGAAATTGATAACATCAAATATTATTTTTGGTTATGGAGTAGGTAATGTTCAAAAAGAGTTAAATAACTGTTATATCAATAACAATTATATCGTGGACGAATTTGAATCAAAAGGAAAACAAATTAATTCCCATAATTATTATTTACATCTAATGTTATCTGGGGGTCTTTTATGTTTAGTTTTATTTGTGTACTTACTGCTTAATAATTTATTAATTGCCTTTAAAAGCAATAATTTATTTTTTTTCTTTTTTCTTTTAAGCT contains:
- a CDS encoding nucleotide sugar dehydrogenase; this encodes MTSHNIKENKIAVIGLGYVGLPLAIEFGKHNFNVIGYDINPSRIEGLRKGVDFTNEVSENDLKRVKSIHYTFNEEELSFADIFIITVPTPIDKFKKPDLGPLIGASELVGRYLSNGNIVIYESTVFPGCTEEVCVPILEQNSGLTFNIDFFCGYSPERINPGDKIRRVHNIVKVTSGSNEEIAELIDKLYTTIVVAGTHKASSIKVAEAAKIIENTQRDLNISFVNELALIFDKMNIDTLEVLEAAGTKWNFLPFRPGLVGGHCIGVDPFYLTHKAESLGYHPEVILSGRKINDEMGVHIANKVVKLMVKEGHRVKNAKALVLGITFKENCPDIRNSKVIDVINELKEFGMSVDVFDPYASPLEVKDEYGIRLMEKIEDKYDTIVLTVGHNEFKNIDISAYGNSNAVIYDVKSFLPKSIVTDRL
- a CDS encoding O-antigen ligase family protein; translation: MNKITDLLKNISKYSFFSSLLVLLSFYPILKEAITSITIITFCVLVMVVYWNNLKNRYSKYGIRPLIINTGFYLVLIFSSVYSDDFFFSLGRLQSSILILIFPIVLIYFFPRIEQKTIKQFSYGFLISNLIILIYITYMLLKGLSIDRFPNLMESSFFNQIQVLWSYPYEFTLSKAHKHLTLFYETHKTYVSLNFLVAIFLIFNLISNHTRKFFVKIFLVFLFFLFSSFIVYSQSISVVFSLMLSLFLLSFFVFKNKKYLLVYVVTFFFFFFFLKKQGFFSSYDNKNTESIFKLIDYVKYGKFSQGTDKRVLIYDCSLKLITSNIIFGYGVGNVQKELNNCYINNNYIVDEFESKGKQINSHNYYLHLMLSGGLLCLVLFVYLLLNNLLIAFKSNNLFFFFFLLSFTICLFTENLLVRILGVLPFTIFNSLFYSINLLWEQKAKD